A stretch of DNA from Caldalkalibacillus uzonensis:
TTGATGGGATTAGTGCTGATCTTCATCACCACCTTCATGACGGCGCTCGGTGTGGTGCGGGAGAAGGAAAGGGGGACCCTGGAGCAACTGATCGTTTCGCCGCTTCGTTCGGTGGAATTGATCTTGGGCAAACTGCTTCCTTACATGATCATCGCTACCTTCGATTTCCTTTTGGTGCTTGCGGTCGGCATCTGGGTCTTTGATGTTCCGTTCACGGGCGATGTGATTTCGTATCTGTTAACGGCACTTATTTTCTTGTTTGCCTCACTCGGCCTCGGCCTGTTTATCTCCACGGTGTCGCAAAATCAGCAACAAGCGATGCAATTGGCCATGATGATCTTGCTGCCGCAGTTTATTCTTTCTGGTTTTGTCTTTCCGCTGGAAGCGATGCCTGAGGGGATCCGCTGGTTGTCCTATTTCATGCCGCTCACCTATTTCTTGCCCATCAGCCGTGATGTGTTCCTCAAAGGCATGAGTGCCTGGGATCACCCGCTGGCATTGGCCATGCTCACTTTCTTCGCCGTGTTGTTCTTGTTGGTGGCCACCATGCGCTTTAGACGCAGCTTGGCTTAAGGGGGGAAGCAAAATGATCACCTTTCAGAATGTTTCATTTTGTTACGGCAAAGAGGAAGTCCTGAAAAATCTTTCCTTCCATATCGGAGCCAACGAAATCGCAGGGATCGTCGGTCCCGATGGTGCCGGAAAATCAACGTTGTTAAAATTGCTTGTGGGGCTTCTGAAGCCGAACAAAGGGCGTATCCAATATGCCGAGTCATGCTCAACAGGATTTGTGGCGGAGCACTTTGGATTGTATGAGGATATGAGTATTGAGGAAAATCTCTTGTTTTACGGCCAGTTATACGGTTTGTCCAGGGAAGAGGCCAAACAGCGGAGCGAACAGCTTTTGGCCTGGACGAAACTTTCTCCGTTCAAGGACCGTTTAGCGGGACACCTTTCCGGCGGGATGAAACGGAAACTGGCCATTAGTTCCGCTCTTCTCCACCGCCCGTCTTGCCTGATTCTGGATGAGCCGACACATGGGGTTGATCCGGTTTCCCGGCAGGAGATTTGGCAGCTGATCAAGGAAGTGAAAAGTGAAGGTGCCAGTGTCATTGTCTCCACCCAATACCTGGATGAGGTGTCCCGTTGCGACGAGGTGCTGTTTTTGCATCAGGGAGAGTTGCTGAAAAAAACGTCTCCACGAGTGCTGATCGACGAGTTTCCTTATAAGGTGTACCGCATCCCCGATTTGCGCCACATGTCCCTGAGGGAATTGCCGAAGTTAAAAGACATTCCCTATGTTGCCGATGCGTTCCCGCGCGGGGTAGATTGGGTGTTCCTCGTCAGCCGGGAAGAAGCGGTTGGGGCCTTGC
This window harbors:
- a CDS encoding ABC transporter ATP-binding protein is translated as MITFQNVSFCYGKEEVLKNLSFHIGANEIAGIVGPDGAGKSTLLKLLVGLLKPNKGRIQYAESCSTGFVAEHFGLYEDMSIEENLLFYGQLYGLSREEAKQRSEQLLAWTKLSPFKDRLAGHLSGGMKRKLAISSALLHRPSCLILDEPTHGVDPVSRQEIWQLIKEVKSEGASVIVSTQYLDEVSRCDEVLFLHQGELLKKTSPRVLIDEFPYKVYRIPDLRHMSLRELPKLKDIPYVADAFPRGVDWVFLVSREEAVGALRDWIKEKGLMRQVEPIQPTFEDVFIHLMGKGGPAHDRT